The following are encoded together in the Cyanobacterium aponinum PCC 10605 genome:
- the ispF gene encoding 2-C-methyl-D-erythritol 2,4-cyclodiphosphate synthase has protein sequence MMIRIGNGYDLHRLVEGRKLILGGVEIDHHLGLLGHSDADVLTHAIMDALLGALSLGDIGHYFPPSDPKWAGADSMELLYQVDKLIKDKGWSIGNIDSVIVAERPKLKPHLPAMIKSLADKIAIAPEQISIKATTNEKLGPVGREEAICAYAVVLLIKE, from the coding sequence ATTATGATTAGAATTGGCAATGGCTACGATTTACACAGGTTAGTTGAGGGTAGAAAACTGATTCTTGGTGGTGTAGAAATTGATCATCATCTTGGTTTATTGGGTCATAGTGATGCGGATGTTTTAACTCATGCAATTATGGATGCTTTATTAGGGGCTTTAAGTTTAGGTGACATTGGACATTATTTCCCCCCTTCCGATCCAAAATGGGCTGGTGCTGATAGCATGGAGTTATTGTATCAAGTCGATAAGTTGATTAAAGATAAGGGATGGAGCATTGGTAATATTGATAGTGTTATTGTCGCAGAACGTCCAAAGTTAAAGCCTCATTTACCTGCCATGATCAAGTCTTTAGCTGATAAAATTGCGATCGCACCTGAACAAATTAGTATTAAAGCTACTACTAACGAAAAATTGGGTCCTGTGGGTAGAGAAGAAGCTATTTGTGCCTATGCAGTAGTATTGTTAATCAAAGAATAA
- a CDS encoding DNA adenine methylase, producing MNKPKAKPFLKWAGGKTQLLEIITSNFPYKNQDEFIYVEPFVGSGAVLFWVLNNYQNIKKAIINDINLDLINAYKIIKKNVEDLIFILEKWQNEYYSLEHDQEDKKKYFYEKRDLFNQRKSNQIKHTALFIFLNKTCFNGLYRVNKNNLFNVPIGSYRKPIICDKNNLRLVSNSLKKVEIIHGDFEKTLRYAENKSLFYLDPPYKPLNKTSNFNSYADQKFNDTEQIRLKKFCDKLDQLGCKWILSNSDVREANSENIFFDDLYKKYQIHRVLARRNINSNGLKRGLLNELLITNNRK from the coding sequence ATGAACAAACCGAAAGCAAAACCTTTTTTAAAATGGGCGGGAGGAAAAACTCAATTATTAGAAATAATTACCTCAAATTTTCCATATAAAAATCAAGATGAATTTATTTATGTTGAACCATTTGTTGGTAGTGGTGCTGTTTTATTTTGGGTTTTAAATAATTATCAAAATATAAAAAAAGCTATTATTAATGATATAAATTTAGATTTAATTAATGCTTATAAAATAATCAAAAAAAATGTAGAAGATTTAATTTTCATTTTAGAAAAATGGCAAAATGAATACTATTCTTTAGAGCATGATCAAGAAGACAAAAAAAAATATTTTTATGAAAAAAGAGATTTATTTAATCAAAGAAAATCCAACCAAATCAAACATACAGCTTTATTTATTTTTCTAAACAAGACTTGTTTTAATGGGTTATATCGTGTTAATAAAAATAATCTATTTAACGTTCCTATAGGTAGTTATAGAAAACCTATTATTTGTGACAAAAACAACCTGCGACTTGTCAGCAATTCCCTTAAAAAAGTTGAAATTATTCACGGTGATTTTGAGAAAACTTTGAGGTATGCCGAGAACAAAAGTTTATTTTATTTAGATCCCCCTTATAAGCCATTAAATAAAACATCAAACTTTAATTCCTATGCTGACCAAAAATTCAATGATACCGAGCAAATAAGACTAAAAAAATTTTGTGACAAATTAGACCAATTAGGTTGTAAATGGATATTAAGTAACTCTGATGTTAGAGAGGCTAATTCCGAAAATATTTTTTTTGATGACCTATATAAAAAATATCAAATTCATCGAGTTCTCGCCAGAAGAAATATCAATTCTAATGGTTTAAAAAGAGGTTTATTAAATGAATTATTAATAACGAATAATCGTAAATAA
- the gap gene encoding type I glyceraldehyde-3-phosphate dehydrogenase yields MSKVKVAINGFGRIGRLVFRAGLANPNIEFVGINDLVPPKNIAYLLKYDSTHGRFQGKVETTEEGILVDDKLIPCYSIRNPEELPWKDNQAEYVVESTGLFTDYEGAKKHLIAGAKKVVISAPTKTPEQIPTLLVGVNHHNYDPTKDDIVSNASCTTNCLAPIAKVIDDNFGLAEGLMTTVHAMTATQPTVDGMSKKDLRGGRSAAQNIIPASTGAAKAVALVLPQLKGKLTGMAFRVPTPNVSVVDLTFRTEKPTSYEEICLRMKEASEGELKGVLGYTDEPVASSDFISDAHSSIFDAGAGIELNSHFFKVVSWYDNEWGYSNRMIDLILSMAGKE; encoded by the coding sequence ATGTCAAAAGTTAAAGTAGCCATTAACGGATTTGGACGCATTGGAAGATTAGTTTTTCGAGCAGGATTAGCTAACCCTAATATTGAATTTGTTGGTATAAATGATCTTGTACCGCCTAAAAATATTGCCTATTTACTTAAATATGATTCTACTCATGGACGTTTTCAGGGAAAAGTAGAAACCACAGAAGAAGGTATTTTAGTTGATGATAAGCTAATTCCTTGTTACTCCATACGCAATCCTGAAGAATTGCCGTGGAAAGATAACCAAGCAGAATATGTTGTTGAATCAACAGGTTTATTCACTGATTATGAAGGAGCAAAAAAACACCTAATTGCGGGGGCAAAAAAAGTAGTTATTTCCGCTCCAACAAAAACCCCAGAACAAATACCGACTCTTTTAGTAGGAGTTAATCATCATAATTATGATCCCACAAAAGATGATATTGTTTCTAATGCCAGTTGTACAACTAATTGTTTAGCACCCATTGCTAAAGTTATAGATGATAATTTTGGTTTAGCAGAAGGATTAATGACTACAGTTCACGCTATGACTGCCACTCAACCGACTGTAGATGGTATGAGTAAAAAAGACTTACGGGGAGGGCGTAGTGCGGCACAAAATATTATTCCTGCTTCTACGGGGGCGGCAAAAGCAGTAGCTTTAGTGTTACCCCAACTGAAAGGAAAACTTACGGGAATGGCTTTTCGTGTTCCAACTCCTAATGTATCTGTGGTAGATTTAACTTTTAGGACGGAAAAACCTACCAGTTATGAAGAAATTTGTCTGAGGATGAAAGAGGCTTCTGAGGGCGAATTAAAAGGGGTTTTAGGTTATACCGATGAGCCTGTTGCTTCTTCTGATTTCATCTCTGATGCCCATTCAAGTATTTTTGATGCTGGTGCTGGAATTGAATTAAATTCTCACTTTTTTAAAGTAGTTTCTTGGTATGATAACGAGTGGGGTTATTCTAATCGAATGATAGACCTTATTTTATCTATGGCGGGGAAAGAATAA
- a CDS encoding bile acid:sodium symporter family protein: MESNFLTAIFLPLALFIIMLGMGLSLTLDDFKRVFVEPKAVIIGLIAQLFMLPIIGYFLALAFQLAPELAVGVMILATCPGGSTSNMITYLIKGNVALSITLTAITSLVTIFTIPLLINLSMTKFMGEGVTLQLPVGKTILQIAVITLIPISLGMLIHYYSPKLARVFDKGVKWLSLFFLGIIIFGLLLKEKENVSNFFVQVGGVTLTLNILTMILGYTLATISNLDQSSRKSITVEVGIQNGTLAIAIATTLLNMPNMAIPAAIYSLIMFVTSAVFGWLLGKNPILDYKKFPKN; this comes from the coding sequence ATGGAATCAAATTTTTTAACAGCTATTTTTCTACCTTTAGCCTTGTTTATTATCATGCTGGGCATGGGACTTAGTTTAACATTAGATGACTTTAAACGAGTTTTTGTTGAACCAAAAGCAGTCATCATTGGTTTAATTGCCCAATTATTCATGTTACCAATTATTGGATATTTTTTAGCATTAGCTTTTCAACTTGCCCCAGAATTAGCCGTCGGAGTGATGATATTGGCTACTTGCCCTGGAGGTTCAACTTCTAATATGATTACTTACTTAATAAAGGGAAATGTTGCTTTATCCATTACTTTAACAGCAATAACTAGCCTAGTTACAATATTTACTATCCCTTTACTAATTAATCTTTCCATGACCAAGTTTATGGGAGAAGGAGTAACACTACAACTGCCTGTCGGAAAAACTATTCTTCAAATAGCTGTAATCACCCTTATACCTATTTCTCTAGGTATGTTAATACATTACTATTCACCTAAATTAGCAAGAGTTTTTGACAAAGGAGTAAAATGGCTTTCCTTGTTTTTTTTAGGAATAATTATCTTTGGTTTATTGCTTAAAGAGAAAGAAAATGTCAGTAACTTCTTTGTACAAGTAGGGGGGGTAACTTTGACTCTTAATATATTAACTATGATCTTAGGATATACTCTAGCAACTATTTCTAACCTTGATCAATCCAGTCGTAAATCTATTACAGTGGAAGTTGGTATTCAAAATGGGACATTAGCCATTGCCATTGCTACAACTTTATTAAATATGCCTAATATGGCAATTCCGGCGGCAATATATTCATTAATAATGTTTGTAACAAGTGCGGTTTTCGGTTGGTTGCTAGGAAAAAACCCAATACTCGATTATAAAAAATTCCCAAAAAATTAA
- the smc gene encoding chromosome segregation protein SMC → MVHIKQVELSRFKSFGGSNIVPFLTGFTVISGPNGSGKSNILDALLFCLGLASSKGMRAERLPDLINNSQKSNSKSIETVVSVVFDLEDLSSLNNPLLADNDNSNSEEESETKFNLDSQTELKITRRLRVTKGGSYASTFYINDVPCTATELHEQLSRLRIYPEGYNVVLQGDVTRIITMNGKERREIIDELAGVAEFDRKIEQTKTTLEAVREREEKCHIIQEELIQNSARLKQDSEKAAKYQKIKAQIQEKKQWEIVINWRCLLQEKEDYQKQLNEIDIQQTKTQANLVKIQEKIDITQGELVTLNQQVKALGEDEQISIASQLATEKLKQENLVKRKQELVNLQKEATIKQEEYQRNIKQNQQEISALNKEIESLENNLIPQLENSKNESKQTLEETKKKAQAIASQSQVWVNQQTELNQQINALQGVLNPQLTKQALLTERCSQLQATIQQENQQLAHLEDNIIAKNEEINSLTQQIALSETNIQNIAEKLAKIEAEIFLNQETLTRLENEQRDKQRQLDKLEATRQAQQEAQGTYASKIILNSDLPGVCGLVAQLGEVESQYQLALEIAAGSRLGFIVVEDDSIASMAIKLLKQQRAGRATFLPLNKINAPRIHLPNNLLKTRGFVDLALNLVDFEPIYQPIFAYVFGNTMVFENLETARNLIGQHRIVTLDGELLEISGAMTGGSVSKKSSLHFGKVSASENEEFKEWRDRISEIENIKPQLTIKISQKREKVKNLSEELNQARQNRQKQQLMLEQNQGEISRLEREKENIIESNANNYQQLVIGTQELNSLLEKLPQLQRELEEKQAQLKDLESSFDNEEWQQLQQLINEQESVLEERQLLLSENKEKLRTLVNKQSQLEKELQINEDKINDLLHNQQKQKEEIVNLNQESEIISQNIFQFEQQVQVLAQKLEQAKAKRDKQEQELKKIENEQKNLQWKLEKFVLQHQEYQTKISELNSLIQELEANLPNPLPEIPFLVNTDLKEGNGEKITFASLKEQLEQIKLEISKLEKKLEALEPVNMLALEQFEKNQERLEELSEKLTTLEGERTELLLRIENFTTLRLRAFKEAFDAVNENFKNIFATLSDGDGYLKLEDENNPFNGGLTLVAHPKGKAVQRLSSMSGGEKSLTALSFIFALQRYRPSPFYAFDEVDMFLDGANVEKLSKMIQQQAKEAQFIVVSLRRPMIEAAQRTIGVTQARGAYTQVLGINLN, encoded by the coding sequence ATGGTGCATATTAAACAAGTTGAATTGTCAAGATTCAAGTCTTTTGGTGGTAGTAATATAGTTCCTTTTTTAACTGGATTTACAGTTATTTCAGGTCCTAACGGTTCAGGAAAATCAAATATTTTAGATGCTTTATTATTCTGTTTAGGTTTGGCTAGTTCAAAAGGAATGAGGGCGGAAAGACTGCCAGATTTAATTAATAATAGTCAAAAAAGCAATAGTAAGAGTATTGAAACTGTGGTTTCTGTGGTGTTTGATTTAGAAGATTTAAGCAGTTTAAATAATCCTTTATTAGCAGATAATGATAATAGTAATAGTGAGGAAGAATCAGAGACAAAATTTAACCTTGACAGTCAAACAGAATTAAAAATTACCCGTCGCCTAAGAGTCACTAAAGGGGGAAGCTATGCTTCTACCTTCTATATTAATGATGTGCCTTGTACAGCTACAGAATTACATGAGCAGTTAAGTCGCCTTCGCATTTATCCCGAAGGTTATAACGTGGTTTTACAGGGAGATGTTACCCGTATCATTACCATGAATGGTAAAGAAAGACGAGAAATTATTGATGAATTAGCGGGTGTTGCGGAGTTCGATCGCAAAATTGAGCAAACCAAAACCACTTTAGAGGCGGTGAGAGAGAGAGAGGAAAAATGTCATATCATCCAAGAAGAATTAATCCAAAATAGTGCCAGATTAAAACAGGATTCCGAAAAAGCGGCAAAGTATCAGAAAATTAAAGCTCAAATACAGGAGAAAAAACAATGGGAAATAGTGATTAACTGGCGTTGCTTATTACAAGAAAAAGAAGACTATCAAAAGCAATTAAATGAGATAGATATTCAACAAACAAAAACTCAAGCAAATTTGGTCAAAATTCAAGAAAAAATTGATATAACTCAAGGAGAATTAGTCACCCTTAATCAGCAAGTTAAAGCATTAGGTGAAGATGAACAAATCAGCATTGCTTCCCAACTAGCTACGGAGAAACTGAAACAAGAAAATCTAGTCAAACGGAAACAGGAGTTAGTTAACCTTCAAAAAGAAGCAACCATTAAACAGGAAGAATATCAACGAAATATTAAACAGAATCAACAGGAAATCTCTGCGTTAAACAAAGAAATTGAATCCTTAGAAAATAACCTTATTCCTCAGTTAGAAAATAGTAAAAATGAAAGCAAACAAACCTTAGAGGAAACTAAGAAAAAAGCCCAAGCAATTGCCTCTCAATCCCAAGTATGGGTTAACCAACAAACAGAATTAAATCAACAAATAAATGCTTTGCAAGGAGTATTAAATCCTCAATTAACTAAACAGGCATTATTAACAGAAAGATGTAGTCAATTACAGGCAACTATTCAACAGGAAAACCAACAATTAGCGCATTTAGAAGATAATATCATCGCTAAAAATGAAGAAATTAATAGTTTAACTCAGCAAATAGCCTTATCAGAGACTAATATTCAGAATATAGCCGAAAAATTAGCAAAAATTGAAGCGGAAATATTTTTAAATCAGGAAACCTTAACCCGTCTCGAAAATGAGCAAAGAGACAAACAAAGACAATTAGATAAACTAGAAGCCACTCGTCAGGCGCAACAGGAAGCCCAAGGCACTTATGCTAGTAAAATTATCCTTAACTCTGATTTACCCGGGGTTTGCGGTTTGGTTGCCCAATTGGGGGAGGTAGAGTCGCAGTATCAATTGGCGTTGGAAATTGCCGCAGGAAGTCGTCTCGGTTTTATTGTGGTAGAGGATGACAGTATCGCTTCAATGGCGATTAAGCTATTAAAACAACAAAGGGCAGGAAGGGCAACTTTTTTACCTTTAAATAAGATTAACGCCCCTCGCATTCATTTGCCCAATAATTTACTGAAAACAAGGGGATTTGTGGATTTAGCCCTTAATTTAGTGGATTTTGAGCCTATTTATCAACCTATTTTTGCTTATGTTTTTGGCAATACTATGGTATTTGAAAATTTAGAAACCGCTAGAAATTTGATTGGGCAACATCGCATTGTCACCCTTGATGGTGAATTATTGGAAATCAGTGGCGCGATGACGGGGGGTAGTGTGTCGAAAAAATCATCCTTACATTTTGGTAAGGTTTCCGCTTCTGAGAATGAAGAATTTAAGGAATGGCGCGATCGCATTTCTGAAATTGAAAACATTAAGCCTCAGCTTACCATCAAAATATCTCAAAAAAGAGAAAAAGTCAAGAACTTATCAGAAGAATTAAATCAAGCAAGACAAAATCGACAAAAACAACAATTAATGTTAGAGCAAAATCAGGGAGAAATTAGCCGTTTAGAAAGAGAAAAAGAAAATATTATTGAGAGTAACGCTAATAACTATCAACAATTAGTAATAGGCACACAAGAGTTAAATAGTCTGCTAGAAAAATTACCTCAATTGCAAAGAGAATTAGAAGAAAAACAGGCACAATTAAAAGATTTAGAATCTAGCTTTGATAACGAAGAATGGCAACAATTACAACAGTTAATTAATGAGCAAGAATCAGTGTTAGAAGAAAGACAATTACTTTTAAGTGAAAATAAAGAAAAACTAAGAACTTTAGTTAACAAACAGAGTCAATTAGAGAAAGAATTACAAATTAACGAGGATAAAATTAATGATTTATTACATAATCAACAGAAACAAAAAGAAGAAATAGTGAATCTTAACCAAGAATCAGAAATAATCAGCCAAAATATATTTCAATTTGAGCAACAAGTTCAAGTATTAGCCCAAAAATTAGAACAAGCGAAAGCAAAAAGAGATAAACAAGAGCAAGAATTAAAGAAAATTGAAAATGAGCAGAAAAACCTCCAATGGAAGTTAGAAAAATTTGTTCTACAACATCAAGAGTATCAAACTAAAATCAGTGAATTAAACTCTCTTATTCAAGAGTTAGAGGCTAATTTACCAAATCCTTTACCTGAAATTCCTTTTTTAGTTAATACTGATTTAAAAGAAGGTAATGGAGAAAAAATCACCTTTGCTAGTCTTAAAGAACAATTGGAACAAATTAAACTAGAAATAAGTAAACTAGAGAAAAAATTAGAGGCTTTAGAGCCTGTTAATATGTTAGCATTGGAACAGTTTGAAAAGAATCAAGAAAGACTAGAGGAATTATCAGAAAAACTAACAACCTTAGAGGGAGAAAGGACAGAATTACTATTAAGAATCGAAAACTTTACTACTTTAAGATTGAGAGCATTTAAAGAAGCCTTTGATGCAGTAAATGAAAATTTTAAAAACATTTTTGCTACCCTTTCAGATGGAGATGGTTACTTAAAATTAGAGGATGAAAATAACCCTTTTAATGGTGGTTTAACCCTCGTGGCTCACCCTAAAGGAAAAGCCGTTCAAAGATTAAGTTCTATGTCAGGGGGAGAAAAATCTTTGACGGCATTAAGTTTTATTTTCGCTTTGCAAAGATACCGCCCTTCTCCTTTTTATGCCTTTGATGAAGTGGATATGTTTTTAGATGGTGCGAATGTGGAAAAACTATCTAAAATGATTCAACAACAAGCAAAAGAGGCTCAATTTATTGTAGTTAGTTTAAGAAGACCAATGATTGAAGCGGCACAACGAACTATTGGAGTGACACAAGCCAGAGGAGCTTATACGCAAGTTTTGGGAATTAATCTTAATTAA
- a CDS encoding THUMP domain-containing class I SAM-dependent RNA methyltransferase, with amino-acid sequence MTTSYFATTSRGLEEITAQELTTLGAKEVKTDFTGVHFQGDKELLYRVNLWGRTIFRVLKPIATIKSQTPQQLFRNVQKIDWSEFLQPQQTLAIRCTGKNDQLNHSHFTAIQIKNAIVEQQQKYHKVRSNIDTNSPDIVINAHIHHDECILSLDSTGESLHRRGYRPAVGLAPLKETLAAALLYIAEWDSSIPLYDPFCGSGTILIEGALMGLNIAPGLYRHQFCFENWQDYDHNLWQNLIDEARKSQKIDLPPIVGTDIDSSIIKQAQHNAKTCQIANHVEFFQRHLVDATPPAESGILICNPPYGKRLEDTEALFPLYKLLGDILKQRFKGWTAYILTGNKLLTKKVGLRTSRRIAINNGGIDCTLLKYELY; translated from the coding sequence GTGACTACATCTTATTTTGCCACTACTTCCAGAGGGTTGGAAGAAATTACCGCCCAAGAATTAACCACATTGGGGGCGAAGGAAGTTAAAACCGACTTTACAGGAGTACATTTTCAGGGAGATAAAGAATTATTATACCGAGTAAATCTTTGGGGACGAACTATTTTTCGTGTTTTGAAACCTATCGCTACAATAAAAAGTCAAACTCCACAACAGTTATTCCGCAATGTACAAAAAATCGATTGGTCAGAATTTTTACAACCTCAACAAACTTTAGCTATTCGTTGTACAGGTAAAAATGATCAACTAAATCATAGCCATTTTACTGCTATTCAAATCAAAAATGCCATCGTTGAACAACAACAAAAATATCATAAAGTGAGATCGAACATTGATACTAATTCCCCTGATATAGTCATTAACGCCCATATTCACCATGACGAATGTATCCTTAGCTTAGATAGCACAGGAGAAAGTCTGCATCGACGAGGTTATCGCCCTGCAGTGGGATTAGCACCTCTAAAAGAAACTCTAGCGGCGGCGTTACTATACATAGCAGAATGGGATTCAAGCATACCATTATATGATCCTTTTTGTGGTTCAGGTACTATCCTAATTGAAGGGGCATTAATGGGTTTAAATATTGCACCGGGATTATATCGTCATCAATTTTGCTTTGAAAATTGGCAAGACTATGATCATAATTTATGGCAAAATTTGATTGATGAAGCAAGAAAAAGTCAAAAAATAGATTTACCCCCCATTGTCGGCACAGACATTGATAGTAGTATCATTAAACAGGCTCAACATAACGCTAAAACCTGCCAAATTGCTAATCATGTCGAATTTTTCCAACGTCACTTAGTGGATGCTACTCCTCCTGCCGAGTCTGGAATTTTGATTTGTAATCCCCCCTACGGTAAACGTCTTGAAGATACTGAAGCTTTATTTCCTTTATATAAACTTTTAGGAGATATTTTAAAGCAACGTTTTAAAGGTTGGACAGCTTATATCTTAACAGGTAATAAATTATTAACTAAAAAAGTTGGTTTGAGGACTTCCCGTCGTATTGCCATTAATAATGGTGGCATAGATTGCACCTTATTAAAGTACGAATTGTATTAA
- the mreD gene encoding rod shape-determining protein MreD — protein sequence MKVWQNFWWQRLIIIVSIAACCILLMVRISGLELLGVTPNWLLIWLVTWSVRRNIWQSAIASICLGLIWDSLTGVFPSHVLGLLVVGIFTSNVYSKEYIKEDLISIMLIVFGMAIINETITALQYSIQTQVPLTDIWLNYQKNSLTSAIISSLWTPLVYYPLNYLVNK from the coding sequence ATGAAGGTCTGGCAAAATTTTTGGTGGCAAAGATTAATTATAATTGTCTCGATCGCAGCTTGTTGTATATTATTAATGGTGAGAATTTCAGGACTGGAATTATTAGGAGTTACCCCCAATTGGCTTTTAATCTGGCTTGTTACATGGAGTGTCAGACGTAATATTTGGCAAAGTGCGATCGCATCTATCTGTTTAGGGTTAATATGGGATAGCTTAACGGGAGTATTTCCTTCTCATGTTTTAGGTTTATTGGTAGTGGGAATATTTACCAGCAATGTTTATAGTAAAGAATATATTAAAGAAGACTTGATTTCGATTATGTTGATAGTCTTTGGCATGGCAATTATCAACGAAACCATTACCGCCCTTCAATATAGCATACAAACTCAAGTACCTTTAACCGATATATGGTTAAACTACCAGAAAAACTCTCTTACTTCCGCTATTATAAGCAGTTTATGGACTCCTTTAGTTTATTACCCCTTAAATTATCTCGTTAATAAGTAG
- a CDS encoding DUF561 domain-containing protein, translating into MINNSKLAQAFASKKALKVISGLNNFDVENVTAVCKSAELGGATFVDIAADMDLIKTVRQLISLPICVSAVSAEILAQAVDNGADLVEIGNFDSFYAQGITFSAEDVLNLTRETRKLLPETTLSVTVPHILALDEQVELAQALVASGADIIQTEGGTSSNPNHSGILGLIEKASPTLAAAYALSRAVEVPVMCASGLSDVTAPMAIASGASGIGVGSAINKLNDQVAMIAVVRSLVEALNTASVKVSM; encoded by the coding sequence ATGATTAATAATTCTAAATTAGCTCAAGCCTTCGCCTCAAAAAAAGCTCTAAAAGTGATTAGCGGTTTAAATAACTTCGATGTTGAAAATGTAACTGCTGTATGTAAATCTGCTGAGTTAGGTGGTGCAACCTTTGTCGATATTGCGGCGGATATGGATTTAATCAAAACTGTACGTCAGTTAATCAGTCTTCCTATCTGTGTTTCTGCCGTTTCTGCTGAAATTTTAGCCCAAGCAGTAGATAATGGAGCGGATTTGGTGGAAATCGGTAACTTTGATAGTTTTTATGCTCAAGGTATTACTTTTTCCGCAGAAGATGTTTTAAACTTAACCCGTGAAACCCGTAAATTATTACCTGAAACAACCCTTTCTGTTACTGTACCTCATATTTTAGCCCTTGATGAACAAGTTGAGTTAGCACAGGCTTTAGTTGCTTCCGGTGCAGATATTATTCAAACAGAAGGTGGCACAAGCTCCAACCCCAATCATAGCGGTATTTTAGGATTAATTGAAAAAGCATCTCCTACCCTCGCCGCCGCTTATGCCCTATCCCGTGCGGTTGAAGTACCTGTTATGTGTGCTTCAGGTTTATCTGATGTTACTGCTCCTATGGCGATCGCATCTGGTGCTTCTGGTATTGGTGTTGGCTCTGCTATCAATAAATTAAATGACCAAGTTGCCATGATTGCTGTAGTACGCAGTTTAGTTGAGGCTTTAAATACTGCTTCTGTAAAAGTATCTATGTAA
- a CDS encoding carbohydrate ABC transporter permease: MGNKKTLIQIITIYILLIIIALAMLFPLFWLLSTSFKSAGEDIFAFPPQFIPQQFTLENFVLVWQNYPFGKYLLNSSISAVLTVSLNLLFCALAAYPLARLEFKGRDFIFVLIVATIMIPFQIVMIPLYIFAVNLGLKNNYLGLILPQITSAFGIFLLRQAFQGVPKELEEAGRMDGCSELGIWWHIMLPAIRPAIITLAIFVFIGSWSDFLWPLIILDRPDYYTLPLGVASLASSLDLNWRFIAAGSIISLVPVLVLFITLQHYIIPSDANTGVKG; encoded by the coding sequence ATGGGCAATAAAAAAACTTTAATTCAGATTATAACCATTTATATCTTATTAATAATAATTGCCCTAGCAATGTTATTTCCGTTATTTTGGTTGTTAAGTACCTCTTTTAAGTCTGCAGGAGAAGATATTTTTGCATTTCCTCCTCAATTTATTCCGCAACAATTTACCCTTGAAAATTTTGTTTTAGTTTGGCAAAATTACCCCTTTGGTAAGTATTTATTAAATAGTAGTATTAGTGCGGTTTTAACTGTTAGTTTAAACTTATTATTTTGTGCTTTAGCCGCTTATCCTTTAGCCAGATTAGAATTTAAAGGTAGAGATTTTATTTTTGTCTTAATCGTGGCAACTATCATGATTCCTTTTCAAATCGTGATGATTCCCCTATATATTTTTGCTGTTAATCTAGGTCTAAAAAATAACTATTTAGGTTTGATTTTGCCACAAATTACCTCGGCTTTCGGTATATTTTTACTAAGACAAGCATTTCAGGGAGTACCAAAAGAGTTAGAAGAAGCAGGAAGAATGGACGGTTGTAGTGAATTGGGTATTTGGTGGCATATTATGTTACCTGCGATTCGCCCTGCAATTATTACCCTTGCTATCTTTGTTTTTATTGGTTCTTGGAGTGATTTTCTCTGGCCTCTTATTATCCTCGATCGCCCCGACTACTATACTTTACCATTAGGAGTTGCATCTTTAGCTAGTTCTTTGGACTTAAATTGGCGTTTTATTGCCGCAGGTTCGATTATTTCCTTAGTTCCAGTTTTAGTTTTATTTATTACTTTACAACATTATATTATTCCTAGTGATGCCAATACGGGAGTGAAGGGATAA